The proteins below come from a single Triticum aestivum cultivar Chinese Spring chromosome 5D, IWGSC CS RefSeq v2.1, whole genome shotgun sequence genomic window:
- the LOC123120835 gene encoding uncharacterized protein: MASQLESPPPSLAPAKYGPVATTTAITAIAQADDVLREIFLRLPSLPSLVRAALACRTFLRAVRSSSGFRRCFRALHPPQILGLYEDPWKPCIPAFVPLRSLSDQDLTAAVRGADFLLTRIPEDSGDPGWEMHDCRCGYVVLHHKGTKQIAAYNPLTQPLDIFPRPPQEANCDSRYLNFRIIFSGEDQRSFHVVCVRRRKWRRRIRVRISVFSPDIRVWQGFSWVEFSTTQAQPAGEDGGDNNNAYINIATLVNAYDRLSRCYIKNQPYMLNTSMPHLCRIDLPRPLKDMDPRHVELGWTKDGKPCLACIDDFHANKGTLALWMWRADDGDGVDKWMPHKVFPLNTFIDVTMCSKEYIVNVDFVAVIDGFAFLSIDYAIYSECLISFCPETENVNKLFSHTLDCNIHPYIMAWPPSLVGNKEDLETKVTGDNLVDDGPVVTEETPSVLVTALRSYKEALINGNGAKVAEIEAFLLFIEGEKKSLVAE; encoded by the exons ATGGCCTCGCAGCTAGAGTCACCGCCGCCGTCGCTGGCGCCGGCGAAGTATGGCCCGGTGGCTACCACCACCGCCATCACTGCTATAGCTCAGG CTGACGATGTCCTGCGGGAGATCTTCCTCCGTCTCCCTTCCCTCCCGAGCCTCGTCCGCGCCGCCCTGGCCTGCCGCACCTTCCTCCGCGCCGTCCGTTCGTCCTCCGGCTTCCGCCGCTGCTTCCGGGCGCTCCACCCTCCCCAAATCCTTGGATTGTACGAAGACCCATGGAAACCATGCATTCCTGCCTTCGTCCCCCTCCGTAGCCTTTCCGACCAAGACCTGACCGCCGCCGTTCGCGGCGCCGATTTCCTCCTCACCCGCATCCCGGAAGACAGTGGCGACCCCGGGTGGGAGATGCACGACTGCCGCTGCGGCTACGTCGTCCTCCACCACAAGGGCACCAAGCAGATCGCCGCCTACAACCCCCTCACGCAGCCGTTGGATATCTTCCCCCGCCCGCCCCAAGAGGCCAACTGCGATTCTCGATACCTTAATTTCCGCATCATCTTCTCCGGAGAGGACCAGAGGTCATTCCATGTGGTCTGTGTCCGTCGCCGCAAGTGGCGCCGGCGCATACGGGTTCGCATCTCTGTCTTCTCACCAGACATTAGGGTGTGGCAGGGTTTCTCGTGGGTAGAGTTCTCGACGACGCAAGCGCAACCAGCTGGGGAGGATGGAGGTGACAACAACAATGCCTACATTAACATTGCTACACTGGTCAATGCATATGATAGGTTATCCCGTTGTTATATCAAGAACCAACCATACATGCTCAACACCTCAATGCCGCATTTATGTCGAATTGATTTGCCGCGGCCCTTGAAAGATATGGACCCtagacatgttgaacttggttgGACCAAGGACGGGAAGCCCTGCTTGGCTTGCATAGATGACTTCCATGCAAACAAAGGAACGCTTGCTCTTTGGATGTGGAGAGCCGACGACGGTGATGGTGTTGACAAATGGATGCCACACAAGGTTTTCCCACTGAATACGTTTATCGATGTCACTATGTGTTCGAAAGAGTACATCGTTAATGTAGATTTTGTGGCGGTGATCGATGGGTTTGCGTTCCTGTCTATTGATTATGCTATATACAGTGAGTGCCTCATATCCTTCTGCCCGGAAACAGAGAATGTAAACAAGCTCTTCAGTCATACATTGGACTGCAATATCCACCCCTACATCATGGCATGGCCTCCTTCTTTGGTAGGCAACAAG GAGGATTTAGAAACCAAAGTTACTGGAGACAATTTGGTGGATGATGGTCCTGTGGTCACCGAAGAAACTCCCTCTGTTCTTGTCACCGCATTGCGGTCATATAAGGAAGCTCTGATTAATGGCAATGGGGCAAAAGTTGCAGAGATAGAGGCATTTCTACTATTTATCGAGGGCGAGAAGAAGTCTCTAGTTGCAGAATAG